A window of Verrucomicrobiia bacterium contains these coding sequences:
- a CDS encoding cbb3-type cytochrome c oxidase subunit I: MSTQATTTHAHAHGDHDAHHHELSFLHKYVFSTDHKTIGIQYGITALIFLFLGFCLMMTMRWSIAHPNTPIPLVGHLLNKMLGDVAANGIMSADLYNSFGAMHGTIMVFLGIVPLAFAAFGNLIVPLQIGAPDMTFPRINMASYQAYFVGGIIMLVSFFMPGGAAQAGWTSYSPLATVIQGHGQTYWLVGMVFLITSSLLGAVNFLATIIQLRAPGMTWMRLPFFVWAQFVTGFLLLLAFPPLEAAAIMQLMDKVAHTSFFLPTGLAVASLGHISGGGSPLLWQHLFWFLGHPEVYVLILPAMGIVCEILANNTRKPIWGYKSLVYSAMVIGFVSFIVWAHHMYLTGMGTRISTFFQTTTMIISIPSVIILSCLFLSLWGGSIRFNTPMLFVLAFLPMFGIGGLTGLPLGFNFSDLHLHDTYYVIAHFHYIVAPGTIFALFAGVYYWFPKITGRFMNEFWGKVHFATSFIFMNAIFQPMFAQGMAGMLRRMYDGGINYSTAKVDAIGGLSDSVIHMNSYVSIAAWCLGLSQLPFIFNFFWSIKHGKETHSDNPWHATTLEWQTPTPPPHGNFPKPVVVYRGPYEYSVPGRPTDYTPQNEP, encoded by the coding sequence ATGAGTACGCAGGCAACCACCACTCACGCGCACGCGCACGGAGACCACGACGCTCACCATCATGAGCTGAGTTTCCTGCACAAATACGTTTTCTCCACCGACCACAAAACCATCGGCATCCAGTACGGCATCACCGCCCTGATTTTTCTGTTCCTGGGATTCTGCCTGATGATGACGATGCGCTGGTCTATCGCGCATCCGAACACGCCCATCCCGCTCGTCGGCCATTTGCTCAACAAAATGCTCGGCGACGTCGCGGCCAACGGCATCATGAGCGCGGACCTGTATAATTCCTTTGGCGCCATGCACGGGACGATCATGGTGTTCCTGGGCATCGTGCCGCTGGCTTTCGCGGCGTTTGGCAATCTGATCGTGCCGCTGCAAATCGGCGCGCCGGACATGACCTTTCCCCGCATCAACATGGCGAGCTACCAGGCTTATTTCGTGGGCGGCATCATCATGCTCGTGAGCTTTTTCATGCCGGGCGGCGCGGCGCAAGCCGGCTGGACTTCCTATTCCCCGCTGGCCACGGTCATCCAAGGCCACGGACAAACTTACTGGCTGGTCGGCATGGTTTTCCTGATTACGTCATCGCTGCTGGGCGCGGTGAACTTCCTTGCAACCATCATCCAGCTTCGCGCGCCGGGCATGACCTGGATGCGCCTGCCGTTCTTCGTTTGGGCGCAATTCGTCACCGGTTTTCTGTTGTTGCTGGCGTTTCCGCCGCTTGAAGCCGCGGCCATCATGCAGTTGATGGATAAGGTCGCGCACACAAGTTTCTTTCTGCCGACCGGTTTGGCGGTGGCGAGCCTCGGCCATATCAGCGGCGGCGGCAGTCCGTTGCTCTGGCAGCACTTGTTTTGGTTCCTCGGCCATCCGGAAGTGTATGTCTTGATCCTGCCGGCGATGGGTATCGTCTGCGAAATCCTCGCGAACAACACCCGCAAGCCTATCTGGGGTTATAAATCGCTGGTCTATTCGGCGATGGTCATCGGTTTCGTGTCGTTCATCGTCTGGGCGCATCACATGTATTTGACCGGCATGGGCACGCGCATCAGCACGTTCTTCCAAACCACGACGATGATCATCTCGATTCCTTCGGTGATCATTCTCTCGTGCTTGTTTCTCTCGCTGTGGGGCGGCTCGATTCGCTTTAACACGCCGATGCTGTTCGTGCTGGCGTTCCTGCCGATGTTCGGCATCGGCGGTTTGACCGGTCTTCCGCTGGGATTCAACTTCAGCGACCTGCACCTGCACGACACCTATTACGTCATCGCTCACTTCCATTACATCGTAGCGCCGGGAACAATTTTTGCGCTCTTCGCGGGGGTATATTATTGGTTCCCGAAAATAACCGGGCGTTTCATGAATGAGTTCTGGGGCAAGGTGCATTTTGCCACGTCCTTCATTTTCATGAATGCGATTTTCCAGCCGATGTTCGCGCAAGGCATGGCGGGCATGTTGCGCCGCATGTATGACGGCGGCATCAATTATTCCACCGCCAAGGTGGACGCCATCGGCGGCCTGAGCGACAGCGTGATTCACATGAACAGTTATGTGTCCATCGCCGCGTGGTGCCTGGGCCTCTCGCAACTGCCGTTCATCTTCAACTTTTTCTGGAGCATCAAGCACGGTAAAGAGACCCATTCGGATAATCCGTGGCATGCGACCACTTTGGAATGGCAGACACCGACACCTCCGCCGCACGGGAATTTTCCCAAGCCGGTGGTGGTTTATCGTGGGCCTTATGAATACAGTGTGCCGGGCCGCCCGACTGATTATACGCCCCAAAACGAACCTTAA
- the cyoE gene encoding heme o synthase has translation MKATAQPLTAAASVEKTRFAVFADLIKARLTFLVLLTTLVGFYAGFQGRMDLMLLVHTMLGTALVASGAAALNQWIEREHDARMERTEDRPLPSGRMQPDTVLILGGACSALGLIYLAFAVNLLTSLLGAITLVSYVFIYTPLKRVTTLNTIVGAIPGALPPLMGWAAARGDISRGGWSLFAILFFWQLPHFLAIAWIYREQYERAGFVMLPVVDPLGERTGRQAVSHTLGLLPVSLGPFLFQLAGPIYLCGALVLGLIFLGFAIQFSRRLTLRSARQLFFVSILYLPLLLGLMVLDKIK, from the coding sequence TTGAAAGCCACCGCCCAACCGTTGACCGCAGCCGCCAGTGTCGAAAAGACACGGTTCGCGGTGTTTGCCGACTTGATCAAAGCGCGCCTGACGTTTCTGGTGCTGCTGACTACGCTGGTCGGGTTCTATGCCGGTTTCCAGGGGCGGATGGATTTGATGCTGCTCGTTCACACGATGCTTGGCACGGCTCTGGTCGCCAGCGGCGCGGCGGCGCTCAATCAATGGATCGAACGCGAGCACGATGCCCGCATGGAACGCACCGAAGACCGTCCGCTGCCCTCGGGCCGGATGCAGCCTGACACGGTGCTCATCCTCGGCGGCGCGTGTAGTGCGCTTGGTTTAATTTATCTCGCCTTCGCCGTGAATTTACTGACGAGCTTGCTCGGAGCGATCACGCTGGTGAGTTACGTTTTCATTTACACACCGCTCAAACGTGTCACGACGCTCAATACGATTGTGGGCGCAATCCCGGGGGCTTTGCCGCCGTTGATGGGCTGGGCGGCGGCGCGCGGCGACATCAGCCGGGGTGGCTGGTCGTTGTTCGCGATTTTATTTTTCTGGCAACTGCCGCACTTTTTGGCGATCGCGTGGATTTACCGCGAGCAATACGAGCGCGCCGGGTTCGTGATGTTACCGGTGGTGGATCCATTAGGCGAACGCACCGGGCGCCAAGCCGTCAGCCATACGCTGGGATTGCTGCCGGTGAGCTTGGGGCCGTTTTTATTCCAACTTGCGGGCCCAATTTATCTTTGCGGCGCACTGGTGCTCGGGCTGATATTTTTAGGATTCGCAATTCAATTTTCCCGGCGGTTGACGCTTCGCAGCGCGCGGCAATTATTTTTCGTTTCGATCCTGTATTTGCCGCTGCTGTTAGGATTAATGGTGCTGGATAAGATTAAGTGA
- a CDS encoding COX15/CtaA family protein — MNRSAVNPWLHRFAVLTAVATLALIAVGGLVTSHGVGMAVPDWPTTYGYNMFLFPISKWMGGIFYEHSHRLLASAVGFLTIILMVWLWLKEPRGWLRWLGVAAFFGVVLQGVLGGLRVVLAWDNLGIVHAALAQSFFVLLCAIALVTSRWWIELPHRDMVIFDRHGLRRLLLAVTLLIFGQLVLGATMRHQHAGLAIPDFPLAYHKLWPPMDAASVTLYNQHRLEVNDPNPITAFQILLQMIHRFIALLIFCAVVYTARKMRKYLSPRHLLSRYSLVWVGLIALQAMLGAATIWSNKAADIATAHVVVGAISLTTGALLTIISFRVLMPARVAVPSTTVPAPSPVMSGKVLPGDVHVTTRSN; from the coding sequence ATGAACCGTTCCGCTGTTAATCCGTGGCTGCATCGTTTCGCCGTTCTTACGGCGGTGGCGACGCTCGCGTTGATTGCCGTGGGCGGATTGGTGACGAGTCATGGCGTGGGCATGGCTGTGCCGGATTGGCCGACGACTTACGGCTATAACATGTTTTTATTCCCCATCTCGAAATGGATGGGCGGCATATTCTATGAGCATTCCCATCGGCTGCTGGCGTCGGCGGTGGGATTTTTGACTATCATTTTGATGGTGTGGCTTTGGTTGAAAGAACCGCGTGGCTGGCTGCGCTGGCTGGGGGTCGCGGCATTTTTTGGCGTAGTGTTGCAGGGAGTATTGGGCGGCCTGCGGGTGGTGCTGGCGTGGGACAATCTGGGTATTGTTCATGCGGCGCTGGCGCAAAGTTTCTTCGTGTTGCTGTGCGCGATTGCATTGGTCACCAGCCGCTGGTGGATTGAGTTGCCGCATCGCGACATGGTTATTTTCGACCGTCACGGACTGCGCCGCCTGTTGCTGGCGGTCACGCTTTTGATTTTTGGGCAACTCGTCCTTGGCGCGACCATGCGGCATCAACACGCGGGCCTGGCGATCCCCGATTTCCCGCTCGCTTATCATAAACTTTGGCCGCCGATGGATGCCGCATCGGTCACTTTGTATAATCAGCATCGCCTCGAAGTCAACGACCCCAATCCCATCACCGCGTTTCAAATTCTATTGCAAATGATCCATCGCTTTATTGCGCTGCTGATTTTTTGCGCTGTAGTTTATACCGCGAGGAAGATGCGCAAATATTTAAGCCCGCGGCATCTGCTCTCGCGTTATTCGCTGGTGTGGGTGGGCTTGATTGCCTTACAAGCCATGCTGGGCGCGGCCACCATCTGGTCGAACAAAGCCGCGGACATTGCGACGGCGCATGTGGTGGTCGGCGCCATTTCGCTGACAACCGGTGCGCTCTTGACCATTATTTCTTTTCGAGTTTTAATGCCCGCTCGCGTTGCTGTTCCGAGCACGACTGTCCCCGCGCCTTCACCGGTCATGTCCGGGAAAGTCCTGCCGGGTGATGTGCATGTGACGACGCGAAGCAACTGA
- a CDS encoding carboxypeptidase regulatory-like domain-containing protein has protein sequence MRINPRFLIVPALVAGLQAAVAADVTGTITLSGTPPPEKVNEAIASNPDCGKLHSEPVKTQFYVVDGKNDLADVVVVVKGAPASSGASAAPLVLDQKGCEYIPYIGAVQTGQKIIVKNSDPLFHNVDVIPAAAGNASSAKNAAQGPNAPDVSISFPAPENFLRFKCDVHPWMFAYVTVVDSPYFSVSAKDGTYKISNLPPGKYTIEASHRKAGTVSKEIEVKDGSNKLDFTMEVK, from the coding sequence ATGAGAATAAATCCTCGATTTTTAATCGTCCCGGCGCTTGTGGCCGGCTTGCAAGCGGCGGTGGCGGCGGATGTCACTGGCACCATTACTTTGAGCGGCACGCCGCCGCCAGAAAAGGTCAACGAGGCGATCGCTTCCAATCCGGATTGCGGCAAGCTCCACAGCGAGCCTGTCAAGACGCAGTTTTACGTGGTGGACGGCAAGAATGATTTGGCCGACGTCGTAGTCGTGGTCAAAGGCGCGCCCGCATCTTCCGGCGCTTCCGCCGCTCCGCTGGTTCTCGACCAAAAGGGTTGTGAATATATTCCTTATATTGGCGCGGTGCAGACGGGACAGAAGATTATCGTGAAGAATTCCGACCCGCTTTTCCACAACGTGGATGTGATTCCCGCCGCGGCCGGAAATGCTTCAAGTGCGAAGAACGCCGCGCAGGGTCCTAACGCGCCGGATGTTTCCATCAGTTTTCCCGCTCCGGAAAACTTCCTGCGTTTCAAGTGCGATGTGCATCCCTGGATGTTCGCGTATGTGACCGTGGTGGACAGCCCGTATTTCTCCGTGAGCGCCAAGGACGGCACTTACAAAATCTCGAATTTGCCGCCGGGCAAATACACGATCGAAGCCTCGCACCGCAAGGCGGGCACGGTCAGCAAAGAAATTGAAGTGAAAGACGGCTCGAACAAGCTGGATTTCACGATGGAAGTGAAATAA
- a CDS encoding alpha/beta hydrolase has translation MLRWFENRQVYHPTREWNVSPAEAGSSVEDVYFTTADGVRLNAWFFPAGKNSPRASFAALVCHGNGGNVSHRAGFCQMLVRLGLNAFVFDYRGYGRSEGRPTEEGTYQDAQAAYRWLRARGFALQNIIALGKSLGGAVATELALRETVGGLVLQSAFTSIADVGEERFPWLPVRRLHRIKYETLKKLPRLQVPVLILHSRDDETISFSHGERNFAAITGPKLFVEVNGPHNYRDVANVNRHAEGLEKFLRQLKQRDKNNPLAPEK, from the coding sequence ATGCTCCGTTGGTTTGAAAATAGGCAGGTTTACCATCCCACGCGGGAATGGAATGTCTCGCCTGCTGAGGCCGGTTCATCGGTCGAAGATGTTTATTTCACAACAGCCGATGGCGTGCGGCTCAACGCCTGGTTTTTTCCGGCCGGGAAAAATTCTCCGCGCGCATCATTCGCCGCACTCGTTTGCCACGGCAACGGCGGCAATGTCAGTCACCGTGCCGGCTTCTGCCAGATGCTCGTCCGGCTCGGCCTCAATGCGTTCGTATTCGATTATCGCGGTTACGGCCGCAGCGAAGGACGGCCGACCGAGGAAGGCACTTATCAGGATGCCCAGGCCGCGTATCGCTGGCTGCGCGCACGCGGTTTTGCGCTACAAAATATCATTGCGCTCGGCAAATCACTGGGCGGTGCCGTCGCCACCGAACTCGCTCTGCGCGAAACCGTGGGCGGCCTCGTGTTGCAAAGCGCGTTCACGAGCATCGCGGATGTCGGCGAGGAACGCTTCCCGTGGTTGCCCGTGCGCCGGCTGCACCGCATCAAATACGAGACGTTGAAAAAACTTCCGCGTCTCCAGGTACCCGTGCTCATCCTCCACAGCCGCGATGATGAAACCATCAGCTTCAGCCACGGCGAACGCAATTTCGCCGCGATCACCGGCCCAAAACTTTTCGTCGAAGTCAACGGCCCGCATAATTATCGCGACGTCGCAAATGTGAATCGCCACGCCGAAGGCTTGGAAAAATTTCTTCGCCAGCTCAAGCAGCGGGATAAAAATAATCCACTCGCGCCCGAAAAATAA
- a CDS encoding histidine triad nucleotide-binding protein, protein MTLFEKIIAREIPADIVYEDDLVLAFRDIHPHAPTHVLIVPKKVIPRIGAAKPGDEKVLGHLLLKAGEVAHKLGLEKTGFRLVINSGPHAGESVPHLHCHILGGRELAWPPG, encoded by the coding sequence ATGACACTTTTCGAAAAAATCATCGCGCGCGAAATCCCGGCGGACATCGTCTATGAAGACGATCTCGTGCTCGCCTTTCGCGATATCCATCCGCACGCGCCCACGCATGTGCTCATCGTGCCCAAGAAAGTCATCCCGCGCATTGGCGCGGCGAAGCCGGGGGATGAAAAAGTTTTGGGACATCTGCTGCTCAAGGCGGGTGAAGTCGCGCACAAACTGGGTTTGGAAAAAACCGGTTTTCGCCTCGTGATCAATAGCGGCCCGCATGCGGGTGAGAGCGTGCCGCATCTGCATTGTCACATTCTCGGCGGGCGGGAATTGGCATGGCCGCCCGGTTGA